The following are encoded together in the Brassica napus cultivar Da-Ae chromosome A9, Da-Ae, whole genome shotgun sequence genome:
- the LOC106416223 gene encoding metal tolerance protein 10-like — protein sequence MATEHITRKADEYSVELLPSDDDAPPPLSSSWRLSLETFRLPSSLSSTGRHDGRTRFSRYFRTPRKERKVYEYYKKQERLLEGFNEMETIHETGFTSGAPTEEEMKKLAKSERLAVHISNATNLVLFVAKVYASMESRSMAVIASTLDSLLDLLSGFILWFTANAMSKPNHFHYPIGKRRMQPVGIIVFASVMATLGLQVLLESGRQLASKNGIHMNSTEEKWMIGIMVSVTIIKFLLMLYCRGFQNEIVRAYAQDHFFDVVTNSIGLATAVLAVKFYWWIDPSGAILIALYTIGTWARTVLENVHSLIGRSAPPEFLTKLTFLVWNHHEQIKHIDTVRAYTFGSHYFVEVDIVLPEDMRLQEAHNIGETLQEKLEQLAEVERAFVHIDFEFTHRPEHKCN from the exons ATGGCGACGGAGCATATAACCCGTAAGGCAGATGAATACAGTGTCGAGCTTTTACCTAGCGACGACGATGCGCCGCCGCCGCTTTCATCATCGTGGCGTCTCAGCCTCGAGACATTTCGACTTCCTTCTTCACTTTCGTCCACTGGCCGTCACGACGGTCGTACACGCTTCTCTCGTTACTTCCGTACTCCCA GAAAGGAACGTAAAGTGTATGAATACTACAAAAAGCAAGAGAGGCTCCTCGAGGGTTTCAATGAGATGGAGACTATCCACGAAACCGGTTTTACATCTGGAGCTCCAACTGAG GAAGAAATGAAGAAGCTTGCAAAGAGTGAGAGACTGGCTGTTCACATCTCAAACGCTACAAATTTAGTGCTCTTTGTGGCAAAGGTTTATGCCTCTATGGAGAGTAGATCCATGGCTGTGATTGCTTCAACTTTGGACTCTCTCTTGGATCTTTTGTCTGGTTTTATTCTGTGGTTTACAGCTAATGCCATGAGCAAACCAAACCACTTTCATTATCCTATAGGCAAACGACGCATGCAGCCTGTG GGCATCATTGTGTTTGCTTCCGTGATGGCAACTCTTGGACTGCAAGTTTTGCTAGAATCAGGAAGGCAACTAGCCTCCAAG AATGGTATTCATATGAATAGCACAGAGGAGAAATGGATGATCGGGATCATGGTCTCTGTCACCATCATTAAGTTCTTACTCATGCTTTACTGCAGGGGATTTCAGAATGAAATAGTTAGGGCCTATGCTCAGGATCACTTCTTTGACGTTGTGACTAATTCAATTGGCTTAGCAACAGCCGTCTTGGCTGTCAAATTCTACTGGTGGATTGATCCCTCTGGTGCTATACTT ATCGCTTTGTACACCATAGGAACATGGGCAAGAACCGTACTAGAGAACGTCCATTCACTGATAGGACGCTCTGCGCCGCCAGAGTTCTTGACGAAACTGACATTCTTGGTATGGAACCATCACGAACAAATCAAGCATATTGACACTGTCAGGGCCTATACGTTTGGGTCACACTACTTTGTGGAGGTGGACATTGTTTTGCCAGAGGATATGAGACTACAAGAGGCTCACAACATAGGGGAGACACTTCAGGAGAAGCTCGAGCAACTTGCTGAAGTGGAACGAGCTTTTGTTCACATAGACTTTGAGTTCACTCATCGTCCTGAACACAAGTGTAATTAG
- the LOC106416225 gene encoding putative ALA-interacting subunit 4 — translation MSFSATSSIALGGGSPEASAAKITSKRPKYSRFTQQELPACKPILTPKWVILTFLVSGVVFIPLGAICLFASQGVIEIVDQYDIDCIPLSFRDNKVRYIQGIEDKRCNRTITVTKTMKNPVYVYYQLENYYQNHRRYVKSRQDGQLRSPKDENDVKSCAPEDTVGGEPIVPCGLVAWSLFNDTYDFTRNNQKLSVNKKDISWKSDRDSKFGKNVFPKNFQKGFPIGGKSLDPKIPLSEQEDLIVWMRTAALPIFRKLYGKIDTDLEAGDTINVLLQNNYNTYSFNGKKKLVLSTTSWLGGRNDFLGIAYLTVGSICLSLAVFFSVLYLAKPRQLGDPSYLSWNRSAGGGR, via the exons ATGAGCTTCTCTGCAACGTCCTCAATTGCCTTGGGCGGTGGATCCCCTGAGGCTTCTGCTGCCAAAATCACCTCAAAGCGTCCAAAAT ATTCAAGATTTACACAACAGGAGCTTCCAGCATGCAAACCAATTCTTACTCCAAAATGG GTGATTCTGACCTTTCTTGTCTCCGGGGTTGTCTTTATCCCTCTCGGAGCGATTTGCCTGTTTGCGTCTCAGGGT GTCATCGAAATTGTTGATCAATATGACATAGACTGCATTCCATTATCCTTTAGAGACAACAAAGTGAGGTACATACAGGGCATAGAAGATAAGAGGTGTAACAGAACAATAACG GTGACAAAAACTATGAAGAATCCTGTCTATGTATATTACCAGCTTGAGAACTATTACCAAAATCATCGACG GTATGTGAAAAGTCGACAAGATGGACAACTGAGAAGTCCAAAAGATGAAAACGATGTGAAATCATGTGCGCCAGAGGATACTGTAGGTGGTGAACCTATTGTTCCTTGTGGTCTTGTTGCTTGGAGTTTGTTCAATGATACTTATGACTTCACTAGAAACAACCAAAAACTATCTGTGAATAAGAAAGACATCTCATGGAAAAGCGATAGAGATTCAAAGTTTGGTAAAAACGTCTTCCCCAAAAATTTCCAGAAAGGATTTCCCATCGGCGGTAAAAGTCTTGATCCAAAGATTCCC TTGAGTGAGCAAGAAGACTTAATAGTGTGGATGAGAACTGCAGCTCTACCAATATTTAGAAAGCTATATGGTAAAATAGACACTGATCTTGAAGCTGGAGATACCATAAACGTGTTGTTGCAGAACAATTACAACACTTACAGTTTCAATGGAAAGAAAAAGCTTGTGCTATCTACCACTAGCTGGCTTGGTGGAAGAAATGATTTCCTTGGGATTGCTTATTTAACTGTTGGTAGCATATGCTTGTCCTTGGCTGTTTTCTTCTCCGTCCTGTATCTAGCAAAGCCAAG GCAACTGGGAGATCCATCTTACTTGTCATGGAACAGGAGTGCTGGAGGTGGACGATGA